A window of the Ipomoea triloba cultivar NCNSP0323 chromosome 14, ASM357664v1 genome harbors these coding sequences:
- the LOC116004217 gene encoding uncharacterized protein LOC116004217, whose product MAVSGSDYRDKRARENSDYFPFECSKPKYKRRNVSARRDFPKGIVQFVSEPEELEAMESGNPVGFYRGSSVKSNHVVKGKSESKPEELGAVESGVLSEPINELPEKIVVARRKVYARRDFPEAFYANSSRFVKVDREESESEPEELEVIGSYHDPKAFCANSSHFVKVDREDSESKPQELEAIDSDGDDDPEPFYANSSHFVKVDREDSEAEPEELEAIDSDDDPEGFFARCSQFMNVDREETQSDPEELEAINSDDDPKAFRANVDREEIESDPEELEAIDSDDDDLATTNPNHVAEVEKTEIPCELEEIDGSSNAKPICSADKTEPEIPKDTQNQEPVNQVVGSTEPLGSSSTQEKRGDYLQHLLASLDQLAATLMQMKQQGAFKKKSADV is encoded by the coding sequence ATGGCGGTCTCGGGAAGTGACTATAGAGATAAACGGGCACGGGAAAACAGTGATTATTTTCCCTTTGAGTGTTCTAAGCCAAAGTACAAGCGACGAAATGTATCTGCAAGGCGTGATTTTCCAAAGGGGATTGTTCAATTTGTGTCTGAGCCAGAAGAATTGGAAGCTATGGAATCTGGTAATCCTGTAGGATTTTATCGAGGCTCCTCTGTTAAGTCCAATCATGTTGTGAAGGGCAAAAGTGAGTCTAAACCAGAAGAATTGGGGGCCGTAGAATCTGGTGTTTTATCTGAGCCTATTAATGAACTACCAGAAAAAATTGTAGTTGCTAGAAGAAAGGTATATGCAAGGCGGGATTTTCCGGAGGCGTTTTATGCGAATTCGAGTCGTTTTGTGAAGGTGGATAGGGAGGAGAGTGAGTCTGAACCCGAAGAACTCGAGGTGATAGGCTCTTATCATGATCCCAAGGCTTTTTGTGCCAATTCGAGTCATTTTGTGAAGGTGGATAGGGAGGATAGTGAATCTAAACCACAAGAACTCGAGGCTATTGACtctgatggtgatgatgatcccgAGCCTTTTTATGCGAATTCCAGTCATTTTGTGAAGGTGGATAGGGAGGATAGTGAAGCTGAACCAGAAGAACTCGAGGCTATAGACTCTGATGATGACCCCGAGGGTTTTTTTGCCCGTTGCAGTCAATTTATGAATGTGGATAGGGAGGAGACCCAATCTGACCCCGAAGAACTCGAGGCAATAAACTCTGATGATGACCCTAAGGCTTTTCGTGCCAATGTGGATAGGGAGGAGATTGAATCTGACCCGGAAGAACTCGAGGCAATAgactctgatgatgatgatcttgCCACAACGAACCCCAATCATGTAGCAGAGGTAGAAAAGACCGAAATACCCTGTGAATTGGAAGAAATCGATGGATCTTCAAATGCCAAACCAATCTGCAGTGCTGACAAAACGGAACCAGAGATCCCAAAGGACACACAGAATCAAGAACCCGTTAATCAGGTCGTTGGAAGCACCGAGCCTCTTGGTTCAAGCAGCACGCAGGAAAAGCGGGGAGATTATTTACAGCATTTGCTAGCTTCTCTTGATCAATTGGCAGCCACTCTTATGCAGATGAAACAACAGGGAGCATTCAAGAAAAAGTCTGCAGATGTTTGA
- the LOC116004979 gene encoding MLP-like protein 34 — protein sequence MAQIWKLEVETQIKSASKKFFDIYLNNSRLLPKICPAKIRSVQVLEGDGKSVGSVRLWTYILGGNVIAKDKIDAVDEENRSVTFALIGGEVTNYFKSFRATLQACGNSVKWTLEYEKANDNVPTPHSHVEFLMNVARDVDEYLLKT from the exons ATGGCTCAAATATGGAAGCTTGAGGTTGAAACACAGATAAAATCAGCTTCAAAAAAGTTCTTTGATATTTACTTGAACAATTCAAGGCTGTTGCCAAAGATATGCCCTGCCAAGATTCGCAGTGTTCAAGTGCTTGAAGGAGATGGAAAGAGTGTTGGTTCTGTCAGACTTTGGACATACATCTTAg GGGGTAATGTGATTGCAAAGGACAAGATTGATGCTGTTGATGAGGAAAATAGGTCAGTTACCTTTGCTCTCATTGGTGGAGAGGTTACAAATTACTTCAAGTCTTTTAGAGCCACTCTGCAGGCCTGTGGGAACTCAGTGAAATGGACCCTGGAATATGAGAAGGCAAATGACAATGTGCCAACCCCACACTCCCATGTTGAGTTTCTGATGAATGTTGCTAGAGATGTGGATGAATACCTCCTCAAAACATGA